The following nucleotide sequence is from Ailuropoda melanoleuca isolate Jingjing chromosome 12, ASM200744v2, whole genome shotgun sequence.
TCCCCAGCCAGCGAACACCCAGCCCATCGGGCTGATCAGAGAAAGGCAGGACATGTGGAAGAGGTCTCCCCAGCACCCGCGGACCTCACCACACTTCCCCAGAAGGCCCCACTTCCACATTGAGCTGAGGGCTGGGTCTCGAGGTGGTTTtgttccccctcctcctccctctatAGGGAGAGTGACAGCAGGCCTGGCCCGGGGACAGACTCCCAGCCTGGGGGCAGCTGTGTGGTTTTACAAGCCCTGGGACAGTGGGGGCCTGTTCAGGCCCTGGCAGATTCCCAGATCCCTGGGAACAGTGGaacgcccccacccccaccctccagcccagtTCTGCCCCTCGCCTGGCCCCAGCCCACACGTGCCCCCAGCCCATCTCTCCCCCAAAGCTTAccttcccctgctccctggcCAGATGTGTGCCCACAGAAGGCCCTCCCAGTAACCCCGTCAAAAATGTGGGAGCACACTGGAGGGGCTCTAAGCAGGAGTGGGGCCCTGCTCTCTGCTTGCCAAGagtttcattcactcattcattcatccaaaaagCTGTTGAGCCCTGTGGAGAAGTCGCTCAGAATCAGACGGTGGGGCTGGgatcctggctctgtgacctcggcAACTGACTTCCCCTCTGCGACACGGGAATAACAGCAGGTCCCTCTCCTCGGGGCTGGGAGCCTCAAAGAGTAAATGCTGTTCAGTGCTTAGAGTAGTGCCTGGTGCGTCACAGGTGCTCATTAGCTGTGAGCAATTATTGGTAGTATTGAGCCCAGGGGAGTGTGGGACAGAGTCTGAGTGGGGGCTGTCGGGGAGGGCAGGTGTCATCTAGTCTGGAAGCTAAAGGAGGTGGGGGAGTTCGCTGGACAAGGAGGGGTCTGGAAGGGTGTCCTAGGCAGAGGGAATAGTAGCTGTTAGAGCTCAGAGGTGAAGGGGAGGGTGACTCCTGCTCTGGACTCAAACTACCTCCCaagtccccacccccagcagtgcCCGGGGGACCCAGGCTATAACTAAGGCCACGCGCTTCATGTCCTCCGGCGGGCCCAGCTGACAATTAATGGGGAGCCATTGACCAGGGAGCTGCTGATTGCCAAACTCATGCCTGCCGGCTCCCCAGGAATCTCTAACATCTGCTTCTGTCTTACCAGAGTTTTACTTGTTCCGTGGAAGCTTCATGCGTACCCCAGCCATAGCCAATCACCTAGGATCCCGCGGGAGCTCAGAAACTAGGAGAGAAATTGTCACACACAGAGAGGGTGACTGATTTGGTCAGAGCCACACAGCACTCAGGCATCCATATTGGATTTTCCCTACATTCTTGGGCGGGGAGCCGGTCTGGGCTGAGAAAGGGAGGGCCCTTCCCCACTGCGAGAGACAGAGGCCATTGTGTGTTATGAAACCCAAACCCGGCCCCCTCCGAAGGGATGTGGGGTCAGcggaggagaggggctggagtggggtggatcgcccccctgcccccggggATCCAGCActgctcccagcccagccacATCTGGATTCCAGCTGGCAGCTcgggggaggaggagcagtggCTGCAGGAACTTGCCATCAAAGGCAAGGAAGAGCCTGGTAGGCGAGGAGACAAAGGCCAGGGCTGCCTCCGACCCCAGGACAAGGGTGCAGGGAGCATGGCATTGTCCGTGAGCCCCGTTCTAGTCCTCGGCCCCTCTGCCAGCAGACAGGAGACTGAAACCTTGGCTGGGAGCTCCCCTACTGCTCATGCTTCCTGGAAAAGGAGCCAGGCGGCTCTCCTGCAGCCACAGTGCAGAGCAGAACTGCTAGGAAGCCGGGTCTGTGTGGCCTCAAGCCCAGGGCTGGACTCAGCCTTGGGGGCAGGGGCTCCCACCCTGTGCTCCCGTTTCGCCCTCGTTTCACAATCATCTCATTTCACGAATCATCTCATTCGGATTCATCTCATTCAGCTTCTCAGCCCTGCCTGATGTGTCTCCCCCAGAaagctgctccccaccccatggAACAGCCCAGAAGAAATACCTCACCCACACTTCCCGCCAGCAGACTCATTCCCCCCTCAGAAAACCAGTGAGGCTCAGGCCAGAGTAAAGGTTTATTGTGCTGGTTTTGCTATATTTCAGCACCTAAAAAATTGTGCAGAGGTCGGGGGGGCCCAGATGGAGGGATGAGGAAGAGGACCCCCCCCAGAGCCTCCCCAAATCAGGACGGAGCTCAGGCTCCCTTGTCAAAGGCTAAAGAATGCTGTGAGCGCAGGCTGCCAGACAACGCACGTGAGCAAAGGGTCGGGGGCCAGGGccccctgctccaggctgggtgttagaaacccacccaccccctcagACTCCAGAGTGGGGCCCCCTCACACACGGCCCCCCAGCTTCTGGGCGGCTTTGGGGGCCTGACAAGAAAGGTTCGATTCATTCACCCCACGCCCGTAGCAGTAACGGGATGAGACGTCGTCCCCAGGCAGAGATGGTGGGCAGAACTTGAGTGGGCCTGAGCCCCCAGACCCCACACCTCTAACCCCAGAGCAACCGCAAACTGGGGGGGCACCTGCAGGAACATTTGGGGCAGTAATTTCCAGAGTGCGCTCTGCAAGATTTTATTCtgtaactgtaaaaaaaaaaaaaaaagtgctctttGGTTAAAAACAGCTTGAGCTAGACCGAGCAAAACCAGATTCCACAGGGGGACTTTCCTGGAGTATTTGCAGAACGCTGGGGTGCTCTAAGAGTGGAGAGTGGGGGTGCAGGGAGTGGAGAGGCAGAGTTTCCTCAACGCACTAGCCCCCAAAACCCTTTTTCTGCAGAGTAGCTCGGGGAACGCAGCCTTGGACCCACTCCCTTAGGGGGCCGTCATGATGGATGCATGGGCCCCTCGGAAGCTTCCTGACTCTCCAGGCCCACTTCTGTGGTAACTCTGTCTGCTCTCACCCCAGGGGGCCTCGGCAGGTCCCGTTCGCCCTCGTCCCAAACTCCTAGTTACTCTTTTCTTCCCTAGCTCCGTGGAAAAGCGGCAAAGTTGGCCCCATCACGGGGGACCTGTGGCATATGTTGGCCCAAATGACAGGGCTGATTTCATGGGATGTAATATCATGAATATAATGGGGATCCTTCCCATCCCTCTCTTCCCAGAGAAGCTGTGTGTGGGACGCAGCCCTTTGGGGCTGCAGGGGCAAATGTTCCTGGAAGCCGGGGAGATTCCTGGGGTACGCTGGAGACCAGCGTCTCTGCCTGCAGCAGGGGGTGGCCTAGGAGGGGGTGTCAGGGAGCGGTCAGTGTCAAGGGCCTTTCCACACCCATGGAGGTGACCACTAGGAGTCCGACAGTCAGGGCCAGAGCCCCAGAGGCCTGTCAGACCTTGGGGACGACGCTGCAAGCACAAGGGCTCTCGGGGGGACCAGCGGCTCCCCTGGCTTCCTGGGCTAACAAAGGAGCCGCTTCCGGCTCTCCTTGGCCTTGGCCAGCCTCCCGGGCCCCCTCCGCCACGGCCGGGCACCGCTCCTCCGGCACCGCTGCTTTCTCCGCTGGGCTCGCACGTCCCTGGGCCTCCTGGTCCGCCTCCTGGCCGCCGCTCTCCTCTCCCTCCGACTTGCCCTCCATCCTGGCTCCGTCTCCGCTGCCCAGCGCAGCTCTGGCGGGGGACTTGAGGTTCTGGGTGGCGGCGAGGATGTCAGCCTGGAGCTGCTGGGAGGAATCCAGGGCCTCCTCGGGCCGGCCGTCGGGAGCCCGGTCGGGGACCTCGCTGAAGGCCCGGGGGCCCCCGGCCCGGTCACTCTGGTCCACGTACTTCTTCTCGGGGAAAGACGAGGGGTAGTAGGCCGAGGCCTTGTGCTTCTGGCGGGTGATGAGCGCGGCGCAGACGGTGAACATGAGCAGGAATGCCAGGGAGCCCACCACGGCGATGAGCATCACGTACTGGCGGAAGAAGTCCACGATCCCGTCCAGGAGGTTGGTGGGGGGCTTGGGGCCTGCCAGGGGCGTGGGCTGGGGCCccaccgatgtggggctcagggcCGGGGTCCGGGGCGGCGGGAGGCTTGGGGAGGAGGCCGATGAGCCCTCGGCCTCCCCGCTACCCCCTGTGtcctccaggaagccagcctGCAGGGGTGCGGAGTAGGCCACCGCGGGTAGGGGCGCGGAGTAGGCCACCGCGGGCAGGGTCCTGAAGAGCAGCAGCACGGACGCCGCCAGCCTGGGGACCACCGCTGACACCATCCTGGCTGAGACCTGCGGGGCAGCGAGGCCGGAGAGGGGTCAGGGCGGAGCTCCAGGGCCTCAGGGGACACGGAGCACCTTCTAGCACGCCACTCCCCTTGCCCGCTGTACGATGGACCCTGCTCGTGCATGCGTGGGgttcctgcctgcccctccacGTCATCCTGAGACCCTGGAGGGACCCCCCCCTGCAGTGAGGCACCCCCCTTCTTATGTACCTCGGCACCCTCAGGGTTTCCTACCATATCTGGTATACCATATGTGCTCGATAAATGCATCTTGACGGACTTGGCAGAATTAATAACAATTTACCCTTTCGTAGCTTATCACGTGCCAGATACTATTTTGAGTTTCTTACAAAGAATTTCATTGAACCCTGAGAACCACCCAATGAggggtactattattatccccaggATCCAGGTatggaagctgaggctcagaggagtgaAGTCACTGGCAGGCAAGAGCTGGGGTTTGGAGCCAGGCCCGGAGAGGGAAATGGTCAGGTGGGCTGGGAGTAAGTCAGAAACGGAGCAACGGAGGGAGCTGACCCCTCCTCTGCTGGGGAACCCTctccagcagcccccagcccttcTGTGGTCCCGGAACCCTTCTCTGGGAGACCCACAGGTTGTGAATCTTCCAGACTCCCTGAGCTCAGCAAAGGGCCTGGATGCCAGGAGCGTGGCTCTCACCTCAAGGCACAAAGCAGGGCCTGGAGgcccggggagggggtggggggaaccctCGTGCCTGAGACAAAGCTGCAGCAGAGTCCTATGGCCACCGCTAAATGGGAACCAGAtgagccccgcccctccccctctcccccctggAAGGCTGCTCCCGACATGAACCCCCAGACCCCATCTGGCCCAGACAGCCAGGCTGACTAATACATTCCGCATGGTCCAGGTTTCTGGAAGAGGCCAGCTCCTTAAACTCGGGCTCTCCCCGCCAGCCCTAGGGGGGCTGGGCCCTCAGACaaacccaggagcccctttctGTGCCCCCTCGCAGGCTGTCCCCGAGAACCCCCTCCTGACCCGGGTGGGGCTCAAAGCGCCAAGACAGAAAAGCCTTGGGATCCCCTGTCTGACACCCTCTCTCAGGGGACCGAGATGGGGGACAGGGGTCCGGAGGCAAGGGGCAGGCCCAAGGCCACAGAATGAggtcctgggctggagggggaggtCAGGTTCCCAACACTTGGATGCCCAGTCTTCAAAGCCTGCTCCCTAAAACGGCGGCTGTCCCGGCCTCGCGGGTCACCAAGGGGACTCGGGGAGGGAGGTAGTTATGATGTCAGGACGCTGAGTGGCTTCTTCCCACTGACCTGAAGCCTCCCAATTAAGTAGCACTGATGGAAACTAATCGTACTGACGTCAGTTTGGACAAACTGGCTCAGATGACCAGGAAAACCCAAAGGTAATTCCAGGACAGAAAAAGAGGCCGGGCTACTCAGAGGTTCGGCTTAAATGAGCAGATGATCCTGTGCtttcatggggtgggggggccgcCCCCTTGGCCGGGCTTCACCCCTAGCGCAACCCTAGAGCGCGACCCTAGAGTTCCAATGGAGAGTTCCACCCGAGAGTGTGACGCTGGGGGCCGGGAGGAGGGCTGGAGGTTCCCAGATGGACAGCGACTTGCACAAGGACACACAGAGGGTACCTgtcagagctggggtttgaaccttCCTCTGTGTGACTCAGAGAGTCCACACGCTTGCACCAcacacgcgtacacacacacgtacacacacacacatccataccACAcaccgtacacacacacacacacactgcgcACTCTCGTGTGCCCCTGGAAGACACCAGGCGTCAGCTGGGACGGGGGGGGGCTTCCAAGCACCCCACGTTGAACATGTTAGCAAAGGTCCCCACAGGCAGCCTTGGTCTTCGGGGTCTTTGTCCACTGGTCACCTCCCTGCCTGCTGCAAGTCAAGCCCGGGAGACCTTCCGTGGTGGCAGCCAAGGCTTCTCCCCACACAGGGCAGCTATGAGTGGGCACAGGGGGCTCCACGGGGTCCGGCTCCGCGGGCTGACCCCTCCGGGCCTCACTGTCCCCGTCTGGAAATCGGGTCAGCGGGGAAGTGATCGCAGAGCCACGTGGGCCAGGGGAGACGACGCGCAGAAAGCGTCTGTCACAGGGTAGCTGCGGACCCAGGAAGGGCCTAGGCTCGCGAGCAGCCCCATTTCCACCCCAGCTAAGCCCAGGACGAGCGCCGTCTTCCCACCGGGCGGGTGGGTGGTTAGCTCCACCCAGCATGTAGACTGGCTCAGCCACCCGGCTCGGGAAGTGACCAAGCTTGCACCCTGTTGAGTGACATCTCAGCTCTGGCCACCCAGGAATCCAGGGCAcaggcatgtgtgtgcacacagacgcacacacacacacagacacagatgcacgcacacacgcacagagacacagacacgcatgctcacacaagcacagagacacagacacacatatacacacacaggcacacatagaGACGTgcacagacacacgtgcacacacagagacacgcgcggacacacatgtacacacatgcacacacaggcgcacacacagagacacgcaTGGACACTcagacacacatgtacacacagacgcacacagacacacacacacacagagacatgtgcgcgcacacatgtacacacacagagacatagtcacacagacacacacagatacacacagacacacatgcacacacacagagacacacatagagacatacagacacacatacacagagacacacagacacatgcacacagacacacagatacacaagacagacacacagatatgcccagagacagacacacacacagatacagacacacacacacacacagatacacacagagacagacagacacacatacacacacacgcgaCAACGAGCTGGACAGAGGGAAGGGCCCCCTTCTCCCCGGAGCCTTGGGGTCAGGGACAGAGGGTAAGGAAAGAGGCCACACAAACGATCGCTGGCTCTTAGAGGCTGAGACCCCAACTCTCAGGTCCCCCACACCCCTCAACCTGGCTTCCTGGGAAAGGTGCAGGCAAAGCGTGGGGGACCCCTCCGGGCTTCAAAGGCAATGGCTGTGCGGCGCTGCATGAGGATCCCccgccctctctgggcctcagtttcccctctgtaCAGTGGGCACGCTGGCCCAGGCAGCCCCGAAGCAATCAGTGTGTCCATCAGCTGTCCCCACCTCCTTCTGGGAGAGTCAGCCTGGCTTCCCGGGCCCTAACGTTTTCCAAGGCTCAGAGGGAGCTGGGGTCAGGCCCACCCCTCTCATTTTAGCCAAGAGGAAACTCAGGCCCGAGACTGGGAATGGCCAGCCCGGGGTCCCACCAGGCGAGCAGAGGGGGACTATCCCAGGGGAAGTCACCGCCCAGCTCCGTGTCCTGGGGTCGGGCACATCACCTCTGTGAGCCTCGGCTTCCGCATCTGTGCAGTGGGGCTAAGGGCCACTCCCTGGACGATGGTCAGGACAAGAATCAGCTGTGCCAGATGAGGAGGCCGTACCAATTAAAGGCACCACATGATCGTGCGGGACCCCCGGCTTGGAGGAGGGCCTCCCTCTGGAGCCCAGCTCACTCGGGTTTGTGGCTTTAAAGGTGGTGATGGCCCCTCCAGAGGCCAGGAATAGGCAGATGATGCAAATCCACCCTAGGGCCTAGAGACCTGAGGCTGAGGGGCCGGAGccgctgccccacccccacccagagactggtggccagagggggaggggcagcccacGAAAACCTGGCTTCAATTAGTGGCTTTTGGGGGAAGAAGGTCTGGCTGAAGCGCTACCCCCCCTGCCCGGGGGTAGCCAAGGACAGGGACTCGGGCCCCTTGGaagggaggccaggagagggaaggggagtccTGAGGCTCAAAATATACACCCGCACATAGCAGCAGCAGCATAGACACACAATACACGGACACACAATatacagacacacaacacacactaaCCTgtttcacaacacacacacacaacaacaggGACACGCAAGGCCCAGACACCCCAGAAAGTCTGCACAGCCCACCAGCATGGATACAGAGGACAGACAACAGACCCACAACAGGCTGATTCTCTGGCCACGAGAGCGCAGACACAATCTCCTGACACACACTTGGTCCCCCACAGACGGGGCAATGTGGGCCACGCGACCCTCCCGCGGACCCTGGGCCAACCACCCTGGTGCCCACTTTTCGAGGGCACATCCCCTCCGGTTAGGCCACAACTGCACACACGCACAGGGCCGGCCCCGCACGCGGGACACGGAGAAGGTGCACACACATTCCGTCGCCCGAACCCTCAGCACGGATCCCAAGCGCGCACACGCGGCACCATTCAGTGCTCCGACGGCGCAGGAACTCCGAGACGCCCCCCAAAGTGCTTGCGCCGGCCCCCAGGCCCTAAACCCCAAGCGCCGCAGGCTCCCCGGACAGAGGGCCCGCCGCAACTCACCCGTCCGTCCGTACGCAGGCCGGGCTGCTCCCGCCAGGTGGAGCGACAGGGAGTGCCAGCTGCCGCTGCTCCGGGCTGACGACGCcgcccaccctcctgcccccgccTTCGCCTCCCGCCCGGGCCGCCGCGGGGCCAGCTTGATTCCATTAAGAGGgtttggggtggggacaggggaggggcggggctgcGCTCGGCCACACACACAGGATCCCCCCTGCTCCCCGCTCCCACTCCCGCAGGCGCCCCTCCAGCTCTGGGGAACGCCAGATGGGACACTTCCTCCCCGACCCTGGGTCCCCAGCGCTGGCCCCgggcagacagacagagggagctGTCCTGCCGTGCCCCAGAACAGCGAGCTGGGGCCTGCCTCCTTTCTGATGGGGATAACGAGGTCTGGGAGGTTCAGGGGCCCTTGGAAGTGAGCAGGAAAGTCCCCCGGCCCCGGTTCCAGCTGTGACTCAGGTTTTCCAGAGGCTGGGGTGCAGGGTGAGAGCAGAGTGTGTTTCAGGGAGAGCATGAGCTCAGGCCAGCCGGAGGGTCCAGGCCTGCGGCAGGGAACAGCTCTCTGGCACCCACAGTCTGGTCCTGGCCAGGCTCTTCCCTTGTCAGGGCCCCAGTTAGCTTATTTGCCAGGGTGGGCAGGAAGTTTTCTGGGCTCCCTCTGGCTCTGACACTTTAACATCCGTGGCTTAATGGGACCCCAAATGGAGTAGCCAGAGCAGGagtcggggcggggggagggcatTTCATAGGTGGGCAAAGTGAGGCAGGGTGCAGTCAAGTGGCtcaaatgggaaactgaggcaagtcAGTAGTAGCCCCTGGAACTGGGATCTCTGGCTGCCCTGAGGACTCCAGTGGGTCAGCGGCcctttgcattcattcattcacatgcCCATTGATTCATTCAcatgcccattcattcattcattcattcagcgaATGCTTAATGAACACCTGTGGTGTGCCAATCAGGTTTCAGAGGCAGATCAGACA
It contains:
- the TMEM119 gene encoding transmembrane protein 119 isoform X1, with the translated sequence MESSWPRGGPGGRRRRGQEGGRRRQPGAAAAGTPCRSTWREQPGLRTDGRVSARMVSAVVPRLAASVLLLFRTLPAVAYSAPLPAVAYSAPLQAGFLEDTGGSGEAEGSSASSPSLPPPRTPALSPTSVGPQPTPLAGPKPPTNLLDGIVDFFRQYVMLIAVVGSLAFLLMFTVCAALITRQKHKASAYYPSSFPEKKYVDQSDRAGGPRAFSEVPDRAPDGRPEEALDSSQQLQADILAATQNLKSPARAALGSGDGARMEGKSEGEESGGQEADQEAQGRASPAEKAAVPEERCPAVAEGAREAGQGQGEPEAAPLLAQEARGAAGPPESPCACSVVPKV
- the TMEM119 gene encoding transmembrane protein 119 isoform X2, encoding MEVSARMVSAVVPRLAASVLLLFRTLPAVAYSAPLPAVAYSAPLQAGFLEDTGGSGEAEGSSASSPSLPPPRTPALSPTSVGPQPTPLAGPKPPTNLLDGIVDFFRQYVMLIAVVGSLAFLLMFTVCAALITRQKHKASAYYPSSFPEKKYVDQSDRAGGPRAFSEVPDRAPDGRPEEALDSSQQLQADILAATQNLKSPARAALGSGDGARMEGKSEGEESGGQEADQEAQGRASPAEKAAVPEERCPAVAEGAREAGQGQGEPEAAPLLAQEARGAAGPPESPCACSVVPKV